CTCAACGCCGCGTTTTTGGCGGCGGATGCCGACCAGGAGATCGCTATGCCCCACCTGCTGCAAGCGGCCCGCAGCGAATACCTTAAGCTGGAGCGGCCGCTGACCGATACTGAAGTGAAGGGCTGGGTGTAGCGATCGCCTCTCCCCGGCTAAGGTCTAAAACCGTTTTTCTTATGGCATGAGACAATAAGCTATCTCGCCGAACTACTCGGAGCTTTGCCATGCCGCGCCAACCTCAGCGATCGCTGCAAACCCGTTCCGCAAAGACCCATCCAAGCTCCGAGGCATTAGCCCCTCGACCCTTCGCTACCCCAACACCGGGAGAGGTAGAGGCGCGATCGCCTGAAACCCAGCCTTTAGAGGGGAGCCTACCCACGTTTTCCATATTTGCTGAGGGGGGGCGATTGCTCCCCCTTCAACCCAAGCTCACCATTGGCGCACCCAACGATAAATATGAGCAGGAAGCCGATCGCGTTGCCAAAGAGGTCGTACAGCGGTTGAGTTTTAGCGGTGGGAGCCCGTCAGCCCAGGATCCCGATCAACCGCCCCACCCCAACCAAACCCTGCAACGGGAAACCTGCCCGACGAAGAAGACGAGCTTCAGATGAAACCCCTGACCGAGCAGATTCAGCGCGTGGAACTGCCCGAAGAAGACGAACTCCAAATGAAACCGTTACTCCAACGGGAAATGGAGCCGAACGAAGAAGACGAACTTCAGATGAAACCCGATTCCCTGCAACGGGAGGTGGAGCCTGACGAAGAAGACGAGTTACAAATGAAGCCATTACTGCAACGACAAGGGAGCGAGGCTGTTGCCGCCAGTGATGACCTCGAATCCGCCATCCAACAATCTCGCGGGAGTGGGCAACCGCTGGCCGACTCGATCCGAGAACCGATGGAACAGGCGTTTGGTGGCGTTGATTTTAGTAGGGTGAAGGTACATACGGATGAGCGAGCAGACGCGTTGAACCGTACAGTGGGAGCTAGGGCCTTTACAACAAAGCAGGATTTGTTTTTTAGACGGGGGGAGTATCAGCCAGGGAGCCAAGGGGGACAGGAATTGATTGCTCATGAGTTAACCCATGCCGTACAGCAATCGATGGCATTCCATCAGGATAGAGAGGATTATACCCCTCCCCCTGTTATCAACGCTCAACTTGTCGATACCCCCTTCATTCAATGCAAGTCTACAATTACAAATAACGCGAATTTGGGCAATAAAGATACACCACTAAAAACGCTACACGATGTATTTGGGAAGTACTTTAATAAGGCTTTGGTAAACGAGACATATAATTTTCACCCTCTCCAAGTGTTCTACCTCGGTGCCACCCCCTACAATGGTTCCAAAGCTTATAAGAACCAATACTTAAAAGCAGAAAAAGTAGAAGCAAGTATTGATCCTGCATCCTCTAGTAAAACAGATAGTAAAAATCGTAATGATAACGTGATTCAACCTTATGGACACTTTGGTGTCATGGAGCGTGCTATTTTTGATCGCAAGAACATCGGCAATATTTACGATGGAGGACATTTGGTTGAACATACCCTGATGGAAGGACAAGACGCTGATGCAGAGGGGAATCTTGCGCCCCAACAGAATAAGCAATTTAATCAGGGACTTATGCGAGGCTGGGAGGATGTTCCTGAAAAATATATGCACAACTATAATACTGCGTTTAATTACACCGTTCAGGTTGGATATGATCAACAGACCTATCAGCGAACTGGAAAGCAAATTCGTGATGCTGGGGTACTCGGAAGTATTGATAAAGCTTTACCAGGCTCTGAACTAAACAATTTAGATGCAGAAATGGTTACCTTTGAACGGTGGATTCCCAGCCAATGGAAAGCGACCGTTGCTGATCCTAGCGGTATGAATAATCTCCCCCAACTTACTTTAACGAAGGGTGCCCACTGGAATGCTGTAGTCCCTAGTCAAGCGCAAGCAGAAGGTTTAGTCTTTAATTCCCAGCCAGCACCTTACACGGGAACGCTGAAACGCACAAACTCAGGGATGCTCGGTGGCTTCATCGAAACGGCCCAAGTTCCCACTAACATTCTAAATGCGGTGACTGTCGGAAATCAGCCTTCCTTTAGTGCCTATATGTTTCAACCGATCCCTGAAGATACAAGGGATCAACCTGTTCATAATCCCAGTACTGGCGCGTATGGTGGGCAAACTCCAGCAACACTACCGTCTTATACCCCCAACTTTGATTCGTTCCCTAGCACCGTCGATTTCTCTCAAATGGTTGAAGACATCTACGATAACGTTCCTCAACTAACCCTACAAGCCATCATACCTGGTTATTCTGCTCCAACTAGCTCCCCCAGTCCATCAGGATCAATATCAATCGCTAGCCGACTCAAGAAAAGAAAGCCAAAAGCAGCTACGCTAATAAAAGGTCTTGATGGGATTGGCAAAAAACATTCAAAGTCATACTCTGTTGTCCGGCAATTCTATTTCAAGAATGCAGATCAAGGAGGAGCTTTTATCAAAGCTCTGATTCAGACTAGGTATGACAAAAATAGTAAGTTAACCAAGACGGATCTAATCTCCACCATCCATAAGACCAATAAGCATCAAGCATTTAGCAGAAAAAATCGCAAGTTTAAGCTGCTAAGATTGCCTTACGAGAAGAAGTTGCAGTGAGTGTGATCGCCCCTCACCATAGCTTGGGTTGACCCTAGAAACCCAACGCTCATAATCCTTCTACTCACCGCAATGCAAATTTAACCAATGGCTTTGTTGGATTTTGCTACGCGCAACCCAACCTACGTTCTGCTCATCGGTGCCTCTGCCATCTCGTCTCCTGTAGCCGTAGCCGTAGTTTGGGTTGAGGACCGTAGCTTGCTTCCCGCAGGGTAACCCAACACCCACAACCCACGGCGATATCCCCAACACCCACTATTACCTTCGCTGTTGTGGGTTGGGCGATCGCCCCATCCTCGACCATCTGCCAATGGTGGTTGTTCTGTTCCAATGCGAAAATAAGATACCCTGCCGAAAAAATCGGAGCTTTGCCATGCCGCGCCACCGTTCTCGCTTGCAGCAATCCGACCACTCCACCTCACGGCCCAGCCAGATTGGATTCGCCTCCCGTCCCTTTGCTACCCCACCAAAAAGCGAGGCAGAACCGCGCACCCCTCAAACCGATAGTGAGCCAGCCCCAAAAGCCGGATATACGCTCTTTGCTGAGGGAGGGCGCACTCTCCCCATCCAACCCAAGCTCACCATCGGCGCACCCAACGACAAATACGAGCAAGAAGCCGATCGCGTCGCCAAAGAAGTTGTGCAGCGATTGAGTTTTAGCGGTGGTAGATCGTCTGGCAAGGATTCCGATCAACCATCCCACCCCAACCGAACCCTGCAACGGGAAACCCTGCCTGACGAAGAAGACGAGCTTCAAATGAAACCCCTGGCCGAGCAGATTCAGCGCATGGATCTGCCCGAAGAGGACGAGTTGCAAATG
Above is a genomic segment from Nodosilinea sp. E11 containing:
- a CDS encoding DUF4157 domain-containing protein, with protein sequence MKPLTEQIQRVELPEEDELQMKPLLQREMEPNEEDELQMKPDSLQREVEPDEEDELQMKPLLQRQGSEAVAASDDLESAIQQSRGSGQPLADSIREPMEQAFGGVDFSRVKVHTDERADALNRTVGARAFTTKQDLFFRRGEYQPGSQGGQELIAHELTHAVQQSMAFHQDREDYTPPPVINAQLVDTPFIQCKSTITNNANLGNKDTPLKTLHDVFGKYFNKALVNETYNFHPLQVFYLGATPYNGSKAYKNQYLKAEKVEASIDPASSSKTDSKNRNDNVIQPYGHFGVMERAIFDRKNIGNIYDGGHLVEHTLMEGQDADAEGNLAPQQNKQFNQGLMRGWEDVPEKYMHNYNTAFNYTVQVGYDQQTYQRTGKQIRDAGVLGSIDKALPGSELNNLDAEMVTFERWIPSQWKATVADPSGMNNLPQLTLTKGAHWNAVVPSQAQAEGLVFNSQPAPYTGTLKRTNSGMLGGFIETAQVPTNILNAVTVGNQPSFSAYMFQPIPEDTRDQPVHNPSTGAYGGQTPATLPSYTPNFDSFPSTVDFSQMVEDIYDNVPQLTLQAIIPGYSAPTSSPSPSGSISIASRLKKRKPKAATLIKGLDGIGKKHSKSYSVVRQFYFKNADQGGAFIKALIQTRYDKNSKLTKTDLISTIHKTNKHQAFSRKNRKFKLLRLPYEKKLQ